Proteins encoded within one genomic window of Candidatus Hydrogenedentota bacterium:
- the cmk gene encoding (d)CMP kinase: MCSEITEIVAIDGPVGAGKSSVGRRVAEVLGFAYLDTGAMYRAATWWAMHNGVNLDDPAALTRATREMPLDMSEQDGVLRVMAGGSDITEEIRTPEITRQVYKLDHVAGVRAHLVELQRAFSARQPTVADGRDMGTVVFPKARWKVYMDASLGERVRRRAAQLAEKGVQVDVAELTRDIEERDQKNLNRPVSPLRQADDARLLDTSGLSFDEAVSAIVNIVRGVS; encoded by the coding sequence GTGTGCTCGGAAATTACAGAGATCGTGGCCATTGACGGACCAGTAGGCGCCGGCAAGAGCTCGGTGGGCCGCCGCGTGGCGGAGGTCCTGGGTTTTGCATACCTGGATACGGGGGCCATGTACCGCGCAGCCACGTGGTGGGCTATGCACAATGGCGTCAACCTCGACGATCCCGCCGCGCTTACCCGCGCTACACGGGAAATGCCCCTCGATATGAGCGAGCAAGACGGCGTCCTGCGGGTCATGGCGGGTGGTTCGGACATCACGGAGGAGATTCGAACCCCGGAAATTACGCGCCAAGTCTACAAGCTCGACCATGTTGCGGGCGTGCGAGCTCATCTCGTGGAACTGCAGCGGGCGTTCAGTGCGCGCCAGCCCACCGTTGCGGACGGGCGTGACATGGGCACCGTGGTGTTTCCAAAGGCCCGTTGGAAGGTTTATATGGACGCGTCGCTCGGCGAACGGGTGAGGCGCCGCGCGGCCCAGCTCGCGGAAAAAGGCGTCCAGGTGGACGTGGCGGAGTTGACGAGAGACATCGAGGAACGCGACCAGAAAAACCTGAACCGCCCGGTTTCTCCGTTGCGGCAAGCCGATGATGCGCGATTGCTGGATACCTCGGGTCTTTCGTTTGACGAGGCTGTCTCCGCAATCGTCAACATCGTACGGGGGGTATCGTGA
- the recJ gene encoding single-stranded-DNA-specific exonuclease RecJ, translating into MSSSRNVLAWSYPPSERELVRALAEELEVPALVAQLLIIRGATTPKLGHQFLNPSAEDLSDPFDLGGVDRAVERLRIAREREQKVLVFGDYDVDGITGTAVLYNALREYGLRSCAYDMPNRLEEGYGINAERVWQARDEKVDLIITVDNGVTARDAADAAREAGIGMIITDHHEPEGALPAADVIIDPKLDGPAHPCYDVCGAAVAFKLASALTGKMHDLDLVALGTVADIVPLRGENRILVALGLRDAPARLRPGLMKLAQVARVNLETLTARNVAYQLAPRINAGGRLGAGITGMSLILAESLEAAEPIARELDRANTERRDIEAAILEEALEELAETFRDEQRSIVLARKGWHQGVIGIVASRLQRHFYRPVALIAVDEDGIGHGSVRGIPEFDVSTGLTGCCEHLVKFGGHRAAGGLTIAEEKLGAFHQAFENEATRQLHDRELKAVLPIDALISFSQVDGQLLKYLDLLEPYGHGNSEPIFCTYGVEVVPHSCRLLRGGHIKLMLRDGARTFPAIGFQMGDCFETLRDAALVNAAFTPQLNTYRNETIIQLILKDVRPAE; encoded by the coding sequence GTGAGTTCGTCTAGGAACGTTTTAGCCTGGTCCTATCCACCCAGCGAACGGGAGTTGGTCCGGGCCTTGGCCGAGGAACTCGAGGTGCCTGCCCTGGTGGCCCAATTGCTTATCATCCGCGGCGCTACGACGCCCAAACTCGGACACCAGTTCCTGAACCCCTCCGCCGAAGACCTGTCAGACCCGTTTGACCTCGGCGGGGTGGACCGCGCCGTAGAGCGGTTGCGCATTGCGCGCGAGCGCGAACAGAAGGTGCTGGTCTTTGGCGATTACGACGTTGACGGGATCACCGGCACGGCGGTCCTGTATAACGCATTGCGGGAGTATGGGCTCCGTTCGTGCGCGTACGATATGCCAAACCGTCTGGAAGAAGGGTATGGGATTAACGCCGAGCGCGTTTGGCAGGCCCGAGACGAGAAGGTCGACCTGATCATTACCGTGGACAACGGCGTTACCGCGCGGGACGCGGCCGACGCCGCCCGGGAGGCGGGCATCGGAATGATCATCACGGACCACCACGAACCCGAAGGCGCGCTTCCCGCCGCTGACGTTATTATTGATCCCAAGCTCGACGGTCCGGCCCACCCTTGCTACGACGTCTGCGGGGCCGCCGTGGCCTTCAAACTGGCTTCCGCTCTCACGGGCAAGATGCACGACTTGGACCTCGTTGCGCTGGGCACGGTGGCGGACATCGTCCCCCTGCGCGGCGAGAACCGTATTCTGGTTGCGCTCGGGCTGCGTGACGCGCCCGCACGGTTGCGGCCTGGTCTGATGAAACTGGCCCAGGTTGCGCGTGTCAACCTGGAGACGCTGACCGCGCGCAATGTCGCATATCAACTTGCTCCCCGCATCAATGCGGGCGGGCGGCTGGGCGCGGGTATCACGGGGATGAGCCTTATCCTGGCCGAGTCCCTGGAGGCAGCGGAGCCCATCGCCCGCGAACTCGATCGGGCCAACACCGAACGCCGTGACATCGAAGCCGCGATTCTCGAAGAGGCGTTGGAGGAGTTGGCGGAAACGTTCAGGGACGAACAGCGCAGTATCGTGCTTGCCCGCAAGGGGTGGCACCAGGGCGTCATCGGCATAGTGGCTTCCCGCCTGCAACGCCATTTCTACCGGCCCGTTGCTCTCATCGCCGTCGACGAGGACGGAATCGGCCACGGGTCCGTTCGCGGCATTCCTGAGTTCGATGTGTCGACGGGGCTAACCGGGTGCTGTGAGCATCTGGTCAAATTCGGCGGGCACCGCGCCGCGGGCGGGCTGACCATTGCCGAAGAGAAGCTCGGCGCATTTCACCAGGCCTTTGAAAACGAAGCGACACGCCAGTTGCACGACCGCGAGTTGAAGGCGGTGCTTCCCATCGACGCCCTGATTTCTTTCAGCCAGGTGGACGGCCAACTCTTGAAGTACCTGGACCTTCTGGAACCCTACGGCCACGGCAACTCCGAGCCCATATTCTGCACGTACGGGGTGGAGGTGGTTCCCCATTCGTGCCGGTTGCTGCGGGGAGGCCATATTAAGCTCATGTTGCGTGACGGAGCACGGACCTTTCCCGCCATCGGGTTCCAAATGGGAGATTGTTTCGAGACTCTGCGAGATGCAGCGCTGGTAAATGCTGCCTTCACACCCCAGCTCAACACTTACCGGAACGAGACAATCATCCAGCTTATTCTCAAAGATGTCCGGCCCGCCGAGTGA